The sequence CAAAATGTTCACAACGCATAAGTTCAATTCCGTTATCGGAAATCAGACCTAAAAGAGCAGGATTCCACCAACCGGCGGAAAAACTATCCTCATAAGTAAGCCCGGTAGAGCCCATGGCGGAAGAAAGAACGCCGGGACTAATGGCAAAAATCTCTCCCGCATATTTTGTGGCAGCAAGTGGTAAAGCTATCAGCAACAAACAGATAGCCAGAACTTGGAGTTTCATTGAACTTCCTCTCTTGTGTTATTCCTGCCTGCGCAGGAACTTGAAATTATAAAAAACGGGAGAAAAAATGGTGGGCCCAGAGGGACTCGAACCCCCGACCAACCGGTTATGAGCCGGTAGCTCTACCAACTGAGCTATAGGCCCCCAGAAATTTCATAATAAAGCAAAAAATCTTTATGCCCCAATTTCGTCAAGGCAAAAAAAACGGGAGCGGTTTATATTTTGTCTTGACAGATGGAAAGATTGCCAAAAAATGTCTCTTAATCGTAAGGAAGAATATTATATGTGTTATCAAAACAAGAAGTTATATGAATTAAACATAAATGAAGAAATAGTCGTCGAAAAGCATTTGCCCCTCGCAAATGCTTTTTTTTTACCTGGGAGGAAGGGTGTTTTTAGATGAAATAATCAGAAAAAGCTTGGAAGAAGATATAGGGACGGGCGATATAACTACCCGCTATCTGGATTTGGAACCTCAAACCTCTCTTGCCTATATTATTGCTAAAGCACCGGGAATTTTAGCCGGCGTGGATATAGCAAGACAAGTTTTCAAGATGGTGGATGCCGATCTTAAAATTACTTTATACAGTAAAGACGGAGATAAAGTAGTTCCTCAGGAAGAAATTATGCGCTTGGAAGGCAGACCTTCTTCCATTTTACAAGGAGAAAGAACTGCCCTAAATTTTATGCAGCGACTTTCCGGAATTGCCACTAAAACGGCTGAATATGTTGCTCTTCTGGAAGGAACGGAAGTGAAACTTTTAGATACCCGAAAAACAACTCCCCTGCTGCGTTCTCTGGAAAAATATGCCGTTCGGGTTGGGGGTGGCTATAATCATCGTTTTGGGTTATTTGATATGGTATTGATCAAAGAAAATCATATTCGCGCTTGCGGATCGATAACGGAATCGGTAAAGCGCATTCGGAAACATAACATCAGCTACAAAATTGAAGTGGAAGTTACTAATATGAAAGAAGTTGATGAAGCGGCAAAAATTGGCGTGGATAGAGTTATGCTGGATAATATGACTCCCGAACAAATAAGAAAAGCCGTCAAAAAATATAAAGAAGTATTGGAATTTGAGGTCTCGGGCGGAATTACGGAAGATAATATCCGTACTTATGCCGAAACGGGAGTTCAGTTTATTTCTTCCGGAGCCCTCACACATTCATATAAATCACTGGATCTAAGTATGTTATTTAAGGAGTAAGCAATGGAAGAAGAATTAAGAACACTTGCCAAAATGCAAATCCTGGACGATCAAATCGGACGCTATCGGGTTTTGCAAAAAGAACTGCCCAAAGAATTAAACGAAATTATAGAAAGCGTAGAACAAGCAACTGCCAACCTGCTTGCCATCGAAACCGAACATGCCGAACTAAACAAAAAACAGCGCGCCTTGGAATTGGATATTAAACAGATGCAGGAACAAAGCAAGAAATATGCCGCCCAACTTTCGGAAATTAAAAATAACAAGGAATATAAGGCATTAAACAGCGAAATCACCTATATTAAAGAGAAAATTTCCAATATTGAATCTACCCTGCTGGAATTGATGGAAAAGGAAAACGAAATTAAAGAAAAAGTAGCCGCTGCCAAAAATGAATTGCAAAAAGCCGAAACTCGCCAAAAAGAAAAAGAAAGCGATTTGAGAGAACAAATTGCCTCCCTGGAAACCAAAATTGAAGAAATTCGCAATCAAAGAAATGAACTGGCACGCACTTTACCCGTTCCAATCGTTAAACATTACGGAAATATGATAAAACATAAAAACAATCAGGCAGTCGCTTATAATCGTGATGGCTCTTGCGGTGCCTGCGGTTTTGTGATTCGTCAACAAATGCGCATTGAATTGCAATTGCGAAAAAAGATTATCTATTGCGAAAATTGCGGACGCATTTTGATGAATCATTTTGAAGAAAACGCTGACAATGTATCCATCTAATCCCGCAAAGTGAAGTTCAATTTGCTTTGAGGGCATTTTGAATTATATTTTAAAAAGGGAAGATTAGATGTTCGCTGCACATTCAATGCAGAGGAAAGTCCGGACACCAAAGGGCAGAATACTTCCTAACGGGAAGCTGTAGTAATACAGAGATAGCTCCACAGAAAATAAACCGCCCTTCAGTTTTTCTGAATCGGCAAGGGTGAAATGGCGGTGTAAGAGACCACCGGTATCTTTGGTGACAAAGATAGCCAGGAATGCCTTATTCGGTGCAATGCCAAATAGAAAAGCTATGATGTTGCCCGCATCGCTTTCGGGTAGGCAGCTTAAGGTGTTTTGTAAAAAACATCTCAGATGGATGAACATCACTTTCGGGAAACCGAAAGCACAGAATCCGGCTTATAATCTTCCCCAATTGTTTCTAATGGTGACCTGGAAATAATGTAACAATCAGATTTTGGGAAGGAGGGTTGACAAGATGTCACTCTTCCGTAAACATAGAGGTATGAATGCTGAAAAGAATTGTTTTCTTTCTCCTGTTGGCTACAGCCATAGCTTTATTTGCGTTGGTAAACCATCCTCCGAAGGAATATATTTTACGCACAGAGGCGCTGAACGAAGCATCTGGAATTGACTTGGGCAAAAGGAACGAAAAAGTGCTCTGGAGTCATAACGATTCCGGTAATAAAGCTGAAATTTATGCCCTTAAAACAGATGGTAGTTTACTGGATACTTTAAGGATAAATAATGTAGTAAACCGTGATTGGGAAGATATTGCCGTTGCCCAAGACCCTTATAGCGGAGAAAGTTATATTTACATAGCCGATATTGGCGATAATAACGCAAAATACAAATCCGTGTATATTTATCGCATAAAAGAACCACAAATTGTGCCGCAAGAAGATCTTATCCAAATTGGCAAAGTGGATACCATTGAGGTTTGCTATGCAGATGGACCTCGCGATGCCGAAGCCCTATTTTGGGAACCTAAAACCGGTGACCTTTACATTATCAGCAAAAGAGAAGAACAGGTAGGCATATATCGCATTGCTTATCCTTTCAATTTTAAGGACAGTAACCAGGCAGAAAGAATTTGCTCTTTACCCATATCCTGGGTTACGGCAGCCGATTTAAGTGATAATGGAAAACGATTGTTGATTAAGACCTATACCGGAATCTACAAATATAAAGTTAAGATGGGTAATAACCACATAATAGCCCTCTCTCAGAATCCCAAATCTCTGCCGTATCTAACTGAACCACAAGGTGAAGCCATTTGCTGGGATGCCAAAAATAAGGGCTATTTTACTCTTTCCGAATCCGCTAAGGGAGTAAAACAGGCATTATATCATTATAAATGACCTGGATATGAAGAAAAAGTGTGAAATAGTGAGAGTTCAAAGTGCGGGAGTTCAAAGTGCGGGAGTTCAAAGTGCGGGAGTTCAAAGTTGATTTTTGAAGGTATCGGTGATAAAAATAAATCTGCTGTATTTGAGTGAAATACTCATTCATTCGCTTCTGCAAAATTTGAGCTTGACATAAACAAAGAAGTGAAACAAAGGAAATAAATTAATTCTTATCTAAAATAAGGAAATAAAAATGGAACCAAAACAAAAGCGGGAAGAACTTCTGCAACAGTTGGAGACCTTGCGCAAAACAAAAGTCCTGATTTATGTAACAGGAGACAGACCTGGCTGGGAAACGCAGATTCATCAGGAGGTCCATAGTTTTTTTGCTCAACATCTGGAAAAAATGTCTAAGGGCTCCAAGCTAAATAAACTTTCTTTATTTCTTTATACCAGAGGTGGAAATACTCTGGCAGCTTGGAGTTTGGTTAATTTATTGCGTCAGTATTGTGAAGAACTGGAAATAATTGTTCCTTCCAAAGCTCATAGTGCGGGAACTTTAATGTGCTTAGGTTCAAATCTCATTGTAATGACCAGGCAGTCAACTTTAGGACCGATTGATCCCAATATCAATACACCATTAAATCCTGCCATCCCCAATATGCCTGGACATACTATCCCTGTTAGTGTTGAAGCTATTAATGGCTACATAGAATTAGTAAAAAAAGAATTCGGAATTAAAAACGATCAGGCACTGGCAGAGGTGGTAAAAGTGCTTTCAGAAAAAATTCATCCTTTGGTTTTGGGAGAGGTCTATAGAGCCAGAGCTCAGATAAAAATGCTTGCTAATAAGTTATTGGATTTTCATATTCCGGAAGGCCATAAAGAAAAGATTGTCAATTTCCTATGTACAGATTCCGGAAGTCACGATTATACAATTAATATTAAAGATGCCAGGGATTTAGGATTAGTAGTGGAAGAAGCGGATCAACAAAATGCAGAACTGATCAATGCCATTTTGGAAACTATTGCCAGGGAACTGGAACTTGATATCCCTTTTGATCCCAAAAAACTGTTGAAAAAAAAGGAGTTTACTGATTACTGGTGTAAAAGAGCTCTTATTCAAAGTATTGAGGGCGGTAAACACTTATTTATTTCGGAAGGGACGCTTTCTTTACATCATAACGAGGATAAGGTAATTTTTCAGAATACACCTACTTTTGAGGGATGGAGATATGCTAAATAAATCAATTAGTTTTGGAATAATAACCAATACAGCCAATCAAATCGGTTATCTTGATTATACAAATACTTCCTGCCGATTTTCTGGTTTCTTTTCCTATAATCAGGAAACATTATTTAACCTGCTTTTAATACAGGAACCAACGAAACCTAATAAAGAAACTCTGCAGGCAATTGAAGAATCCAAACATCCGGAAAAACTGCCGGTTTATAGTAATATTGATGACTTCCTGAATTCTTTAGAGAGTTGATTTGCTCAAAATCAGCCATACTTCTCAATTTAAGAGAGATTACAAGAAATATCGGACAAATCAAGACCTTAAAGAAGCATTAAAAGAGGCATTAGCTTATTTAGTGTCAGGAAAACCTCTACCCTCCCATTTTAAAGATCATCCATTGAAAGGTGATAAAAGTGAATGCCGGGAATGTCATTTATCTCCTAACATTCTGTTGCTTTATAGAATACAAGATGAGGTCTTAATCCTGATTAGGATTGGCTCGCATTCCAATTTGTTTGATTAAATATTTTCTGATCCTTTTTAGTAAAGGGAAAATGAGGTAAATATGGATAATCGCGCAAGAGCAAGCGCTCTGATTAAAGAGCTGGAAACCCTGCAGCCGGATTTGTCTGGCAAGGACTTTTTATTAACTTGGGAAAATAGCGTGGATAACCTGAAAGCAGTGATGCTAACGGCTGAAATACTACAATGTCTGCATAAGGAAAAGAAGCCCTGGCGTATTT is a genomic window of Candidatus Cloacimonas sp. containing:
- the nadC gene encoding carboxylating nicotinate-nucleotide diphosphorylase, with protein sequence MFLDEIIRKSLEEDIGTGDITTRYLDLEPQTSLAYIIAKAPGILAGVDIARQVFKMVDADLKITLYSKDGDKVVPQEEIMRLEGRPSSILQGERTALNFMQRLSGIATKTAEYVALLEGTEVKLLDTRKTTPLLRSLEKYAVRVGGGYNHRFGLFDMVLIKENHIRACGSITESVKRIRKHNISYKIEVEVTNMKEVDEAAKIGVDRVMLDNMTPEQIRKAVKKYKEVLEFEVSGGITEDNIRTYAETGVQFISSGALTHSYKSLDLSMLFKE
- a CDS encoding C4-type zinc ribbon domain-containing protein — translated: MEEELRTLAKMQILDDQIGRYRVLQKELPKELNEIIESVEQATANLLAIETEHAELNKKQRALELDIKQMQEQSKKYAAQLSEIKNNKEYKALNSEITYIKEKISNIESTLLELMEKENEIKEKVAAAKNELQKAETRQKEKESDLREQIASLETKIEEIRNQRNELARTLPVPIVKHYGNMIKHKNNQAVAYNRDGSCGACGFVIRQQMRIELQLRKKIIYCENCGRILMNHFEENADNVSI
- a CDS encoding serine protease encodes the protein MEPKQKREELLQQLETLRKTKVLIYVTGDRPGWETQIHQEVHSFFAQHLEKMSKGSKLNKLSLFLYTRGGNTLAAWSLVNLLRQYCEELEIIVPSKAHSAGTLMCLGSNLIVMTRQSTLGPIDPNINTPLNPAIPNMPGHTIPVSVEAINGYIELVKKEFGIKNDQALAEVVKVLSEKIHPLVLGEVYRARAQIKMLANKLLDFHIPEGHKEKIVNFLCTDSGSHDYTINIKDARDLGLVVEEADQQNAELINAILETIARELELDIPFDPKKLLKKKEFTDYWCKRALIQSIEGGKHLFISEGTLSLHHNEDKVIFQNTPTFEGWRYAK
- a CDS encoding type II toxin-antitoxin system YafQ family toxin, which gives rise to MLKISHTSQFKRDYKKYRTNQDLKEALKEALAYLVSGKPLPSHFKDHPLKGDKSECRECHLSPNILLLYRIQDEVLILIRIGSHSNLFD